In Gallus gallus isolate bGalGal1 chromosome 6, bGalGal1.mat.broiler.GRCg7b, whole genome shotgun sequence, a single genomic region encodes these proteins:
- the ADIRF gene encoding adipogenesis regulatory factor, whose translation MLGRGFQGLKEQAEGAAKDAASALGQATQDAVSQITDAGQKAVDKACKTAQDGAEKAAGQAAEALSGFGKKCGFKK comes from the exons ATGTTGGGTAGAGGCTTCCAGGGGCTGAAGGAGCAGGCAGAAGGAGCGGCAAAAGATGCTG CAAGCGCGTTGGGACAGGCCACTCAGGATGCAGTCAGCCAGATTACAGATGCCGGCCAGAAAG CTGTGGATAAGGCTTGTAAGACAGCACAGGATGGTGCAGAAAAAGCAGCCGGGCAAGCTGCAGAAGCACTGTCTGGCTTTGGGAAAAAATGTGGATTTAAGAAATGA